A genomic segment from Chitinophaga flava encodes:
- a CDS encoding FecR family protein translates to MMVIPDNIKAIIVNRLRGNISPEERKALEDWQCQQSVGDEELAEYDKVWEESGNLLSQPHFDIAKAWQCVDQQLKEARVDENAGGRVVRIRRYWRGAAAAAAIILVAAGSWLFFHQTGRQQVTLTKVTADATNKYFRLPDSSLVLLRKGATITYSAAFGHSDRLLTLSGDAFFDVAPYEKIPFRIQTERAVIKVLGTSFVVNNSVNTDRVVVVTGKIMFTDKIKPENKCIVSAKEEISITGHTLEKKNVSDSNYLAWQTGILRFTNTPLKVVVKELSSYYGKTIKLNDTLKTGSVTLTASFGKQPLKEVLEEIAVITGLQYRHQEDSVTIY, encoded by the coding sequence ATGATGGTAATACCTGATAACATAAAAGCAATTATTGTAAACAGGCTCCGGGGAAACATCTCACCGGAAGAGAGGAAAGCATTGGAAGATTGGCAGTGCCAACAATCTGTCGGAGATGAAGAGCTGGCCGAATATGACAAGGTATGGGAGGAAAGCGGCAACCTATTAAGCCAGCCACATTTTGATATAGCCAAAGCCTGGCAGTGTGTGGACCAGCAGCTGAAAGAAGCCAGGGTTGATGAAAATGCCGGAGGCCGCGTTGTCAGAATTCGGCGCTATTGGAGAGGGGCCGCTGCAGCAGCAGCCATTATCCTTGTAGCAGCTGGGTCCTGGTTGTTCTTCCATCAAACCGGCCGGCAGCAGGTAACATTGACCAAAGTTACCGCCGACGCCACCAATAAGTATTTCCGACTGCCTGACAGTTCGCTGGTGCTGCTCCGCAAGGGGGCTACCATCACTTATTCAGCTGCTTTTGGTCATAGCGACAGACTGCTTACGCTCTCCGGGGACGCCTTCTTCGATGTCGCTCCATATGAAAAAATCCCGTTCCGGATACAGACGGAAAGGGCTGTGATAAAGGTATTGGGCACTTCCTTTGTCGTGAACAACTCCGTCAATACTGACCGTGTAGTGGTAGTAACCGGAAAGATCATGTTCACAGACAAAATCAAGCCGGAAAACAAATGTATTGTTTCAGCAAAAGAGGAAATATCTATTACCGGCCATACGCTGGAAAAGAAGAATGTAAGCGACTCTAATTATCTGGCATGGCAAACCGGTATACTCCGGTTTACCAATACTCCCCTGAAAGTAGTGGTGAAAGAGCTTTCCTCCTATTACGGTAAAACTATCAAACTGAATGATACATTAAAAACAGGATCAGTAACATTAACGGCTAGTTTCGGTAAACAACCGTTGAAAGAAGTGCTGGAAGAAATTGCCGTCATCACCGGGCTGCAATACCGTCATCAGGAAGATAGTGTAACAATATATTGA
- a CDS encoding RNA polymerase sigma-70 factor, translated as MREDGLYKQFRLGFEKFYNPLCMYANSFVKERSICEDIVQEVFVRIWETRKDLVQSDSLRFYLFTAVRNNCLTHLSREQRMTVYSLSEIDLEDDDTADITPPVDETLNYQALLGLGIEQLPPKCKEVFLLSRMGELSNQQVADSLGISVKTVNNQLWKALKMLRTFVRNTSMGLLFFL; from the coding sequence GTGCGTGAAGATGGTCTCTATAAACAGTTTCGGCTTGGATTCGAAAAATTTTATAACCCGCTTTGCATGTATGCTAACAGTTTCGTGAAGGAACGGAGCATATGTGAAGATATTGTACAGGAAGTGTTTGTCAGGATATGGGAGACACGAAAGGACCTGGTACAGTCCGATAGCCTGAGATTTTATCTTTTCACGGCTGTACGTAATAACTGTCTTACACATCTTAGCAGGGAACAAAGAATGACAGTATACAGCCTTTCCGAAATAGATCTGGAAGATGATGATACCGCCGATATTACACCTCCGGTTGATGAAACACTGAATTACCAGGCCTTATTGGGGCTGGGGATAGAACAACTTCCTCCTAAATGCAAAGAGGTATTTCTCCTGAGTCGTATGGGGGAGTTGAGTAATCAGCAGGTAGCGGATAGTCTGGGTATTTCCGTTAAAACGGTAAACAATCAGCTATGGAAAGCGCTGAAAATGCTCAGGACTTTTGTTAGAAATACGAGTATGGGACTATTATTTTTTTTATGA
- a CDS encoding sensor histidine kinase, with amino-acid sequence MSDLIGYRPYSVYYEKEYSTIIRHIIADTTFSLIIIVMNTMNDFIITFKKNTGDAAALGISDAQHKQAAAEAALKILQLQIDPHFILNSMSALSELILKDQQLGYEYVASFSKVYRYSLINSSKDVIKLEEELKFLHAYIFLITYRAGSGISFDIDINKQLLPQKVPPMTLQLLIENAQKQNKMLKTHPLMIRIYGNNKNELIVENNIIPLEKNVWSSRTGLINIKNRYKLLSDREPRIEIDGKTFKVIVPLLNFEEK; translated from the coding sequence ATGTCTGATCTGATCGGTTACCGGCCATACAGCGTTTATTACGAAAAAGAGTATAGCACTATTATCCGGCATATTATCGCAGATACAACGTTCTCCCTCATTATTATCGTCATGAATACAATGAACGATTTCATTATAACCTTTAAAAAAAATACGGGAGACGCAGCTGCACTCGGAATAAGCGACGCTCAACATAAGCAGGCTGCTGCTGAAGCAGCGCTAAAAATACTGCAGTTACAAATTGATCCTCATTTTATATTGAACAGCATGAGTGCTTTGTCTGAGCTTATTTTAAAAGACCAGCAACTGGGGTATGAATATGTTGCAAGTTTTTCGAAAGTATACCGGTATTCGCTGATCAATTCCAGCAAAGACGTGATCAAACTGGAAGAAGAGCTAAAATTTCTCCATGCTTATATATTTCTTATTACATATCGGGCAGGCTCGGGAATTTCCTTTGACATAGATATCAACAAACAGCTGTTACCACAAAAAGTTCCACCCATGACTTTGCAGCTGCTGATTGAAAATGCTCAAAAACAGAACAAAATGCTAAAGACCCATCCGCTGATGATCAGGATTTATGGAAATAATAAAAATGAGCTGATTGTAGAGAATAACATCATTCCGTTGGAAAAAAACGTATGGTCCTCCCGCACCGGGCTAATCAACATCAAAAACCGGTACAAACTATTGTCTGATAGGGAGCCCAGAATCGAAATCGATGGAAAAACATTTAAGGTAATAGTACCATTATTAAATTTTGAAGAGAAATGA
- the pdxR gene encoding MocR-like pyridoxine biosynthesis transcription factor PdxR: protein MLPFEHIIIIDKENKVPVYKQIAFSITKAIQNGTLKAGAHLPGSRELAKSLGVHRKTVMAAYDELSAQDWIVIIPRKYISVAERIPVLKPQKWSAAPSALPYQHDFRIGFRTVDNGVEKTNTTSKPEIIIDDGCPDVRLSPIDALLRTYRSYTSFKYAIKDANTSTEQGTVKLREELAHYLSETRGLNIAASNLLITHGAQMGIFVAARLLLGPGSNVVVGKPNYPSASSAFEETGAQLIAVSIDEHGIDVDEIEAVCKKKKVTAVYVIPHHHYPTTVTLSAERRVKLLKLSIQFSFAIIEDDYDYDYHYTASPYLPLASCEHDGNVIYIGSFSKMLEPSLRIGFMVAPENFIMQCVALRKIIDVGGDGYMQNALAALIKSGELKRHVKKAKKCYRQRRDSLDALLRDKLGKYISYTLPSGGMAIWVKLNPEFSVTRLVSHPKLKIYRVDIEHNAFRFGFASMNEKELEQAVAFLYEMFSGF from the coding sequence ATGTTGCCATTTGAACATATTATCATAATTGACAAAGAAAATAAAGTCCCTGTTTATAAGCAGATCGCTTTTTCGATTACGAAGGCCATTCAGAACGGCACATTAAAGGCCGGTGCTCATCTGCCTGGCAGTCGCGAATTAGCGAAATCTCTTGGTGTCCATCGTAAAACAGTGATGGCGGCCTATGATGAATTGAGCGCACAGGACTGGATCGTGATTATCCCCAGGAAATATATTTCTGTAGCTGAACGAATTCCCGTGCTTAAACCTCAGAAGTGGAGTGCGGCACCCTCCGCGTTGCCATACCAGCACGACTTTCGTATTGGGTTCAGGACAGTAGACAATGGCGTTGAGAAAACAAACACCACATCGAAGCCGGAGATAATAATTGATGATGGTTGCCCGGATGTTAGGCTGTCGCCAATCGATGCTTTGTTGAGAACCTACCGCTCCTATACTTCTTTCAAGTATGCTATTAAAGATGCAAATACCAGTACAGAACAGGGGACTGTTAAACTAAGGGAAGAGCTGGCCCATTATCTTTCTGAAACAAGAGGGCTGAATATTGCTGCCAGCAATCTTTTGATAACACATGGTGCACAGATGGGGATTTTTGTTGCTGCCCGGCTTCTTTTGGGGCCTGGTTCCAATGTTGTGGTTGGTAAACCCAATTACCCTTCTGCCAGTAGCGCATTTGAAGAAACAGGCGCTCAACTCATAGCAGTAAGCATCGATGAACATGGGATTGATGTAGACGAAATTGAAGCGGTTTGTAAGAAAAAAAAGGTTACTGCCGTATATGTAATTCCGCACCATCATTATCCGACGACTGTAACACTTAGCGCAGAAAGAAGGGTGAAATTATTAAAACTCTCCATCCAATTTTCATTTGCCATCATTGAAGATGATTATGACTATGATTATCATTATACGGCATCTCCCTATTTGCCCTTGGCTAGCTGCGAACATGATGGAAATGTAATTTATATAGGTTCTTTTTCCAAGATGCTGGAGCCCTCACTACGTATAGGCTTTATGGTGGCCCCGGAGAATTTTATTATGCAGTGTGTTGCGTTGAGAAAAATAATTGATGTTGGAGGCGATGGTTATATGCAAAATGCGTTGGCTGCTCTGATCAAAAGCGGAGAACTAAAACGCCATGTAAAAAAAGCGAAAAAATGTTATCGTCAACGCCGGGATTCTCTGGATGCTTTATTGAGAGATAAGTTAGGCAAATATATCTCGTATACATTACCGTCAGGTGGGATGGCAATTTGGGTGAAATTAAATCCGGAATTTTCAGTAACTCGATTGGTGTCACATCCTAAGCTGAAAATTTACCGGGTTGATATTGAACATAATGCTTTTCGCTTTGGATTTGCTTCAATGAATGAAAAAGAGCTGGAGCAGGCAGTGGCATTTTTGTATGAGATGTTTTCCGGGTTTTAA
- a CDS encoding GNAT family N-acetyltransferase, which produces MDYKIKKASLEDLDETAELFNLYRVFYRQESDVEKGKAFLKERFLNSESDIFLAIVNGKAVGFVQLYKLFHYTKLQKQWLLSDLFVHPDYRGTGLSVALIDRSKQWCEETGACGLMLETEKTNTIGNKLYPRCGFEYDGLHNYYHWWK; this is translated from the coding sequence ATGGACTACAAGATTAAAAAAGCAAGCCTGGAAGACCTGGACGAGACAGCTGAGTTATTCAATCTCTACCGCGTATTTTATCGTCAGGAATCAGACGTAGAAAAAGGAAAAGCTTTCCTGAAAGAGCGGTTTTTAAACAGCGAATCGGATATCTTCCTGGCTATTGTAAATGGGAAGGCTGTTGGTTTTGTACAGCTCTACAAATTATTCCACTATACTAAATTACAAAAGCAATGGCTGCTGAGTGATTTGTTCGTTCATCCTGACTACAGAGGGACTGGACTATCTGTAGCACTAATTGACCGCAGCAAACAATGGTGTGAAGAAACAGGTGCTTGTGGTCTGATGCTGGAAACAGAAAAAACAAATACCATCGGTAACAAGCTGTATCCTCGTTGTGGATTTGAATACGATGGGCTACATAACTATTATCATTGGTGGAAATAA
- a CDS encoding 5-fold beta-flower protein codes for MKKLIIAIGLLLCGGLVKAQTVKSTTGTTRFTVSSDGVIKDRLSNTVAYIKSNGTIENAKYTNIGYIRDEQIEDANYSTIGYVKKDGTIQDRNYSIIGYIKKDGTVQDRNHSNLGSATGIKKEWAALIFFFFDF; via the coding sequence ATGAAAAAGTTAATCATCGCAATTGGCCTCCTGCTTTGCGGCGGACTCGTAAAAGCACAAACTGTTAAATCCACCACTGGCACTACCCGGTTTACGGTAAGCAGTGATGGTGTCATTAAAGACAGGCTTTCCAATACGGTGGCTTATATTAAAAGCAATGGCACCATAGAGAATGCCAAGTACACAAACATCGGGTATATAAGAGATGAACAAATAGAAGATGCCAACTATTCTACCATTGGTTATGTAAAAAAAGACGGCACCATACAAGATCGCAATTACAGTATAATAGGGTACATCAAAAAAGATGGCACCGTCCAGGACAGGAACCACAGCAACCTGGGATCTGCCACCGGTATCAAAAAAGAGTGGGCTGCATTAATTTTCTTCTTTTTCGATTTCTAA
- a CDS encoding MFS transporter, translated as MKQLSSLVEYGFRRVCITFAAIICIVLSVMNYSVVNPAFSEMKANLGISSDQLIWVVAAYSFGNLVIMALSNWLSGLLGRRDYLVITIILFTVGSFFCGNATDIRELAIFRFLQGLGGGGMLVLSHTMITESWPVEKRATSQVFVMLGMLAGGALAQPFGGYTADNYSWPYIFFANIPVGIIAGVLVLIFVRNGSYEKRTTGMLQHSHVRTGLVLSFITALGVAGSSVTMASLAGAPASANPLWSIIALPIVVLPATAFLIEKAQGLKYMMIIIGLLLLTVCCFISYRHISVDTFPLWLVRGVAVAALSLSVCTLTLSKLEGKQVGQGVLLYNITQQLGGTIGIALFSILVA; from the coding sequence ATGAAACAACTGTCTTCTTTGGTCGAATATGGATTTCGGCGTGTCTGTATAACGTTTGCTGCTATTATCTGCATTGTACTGTCGGTAATGAATTATTCAGTCGTCAATCCGGCGTTTTCTGAGATGAAAGCGAATCTGGGCATATCTTCTGACCAGCTAATCTGGGTAGTGGCAGCTTATTCTTTTGGTAACTTAGTTATTATGGCGCTTAGTAACTGGCTTTCCGGGCTGTTGGGCAGAAGGGATTATCTTGTTATAACGATTATACTTTTTACGGTTGGTTCTTTTTTCTGTGGGAATGCCACTGATATCCGGGAGCTGGCAATTTTCCGTTTTCTGCAGGGACTCGGTGGCGGCGGTATGCTGGTGTTGTCTCATACTATGATTACCGAAAGCTGGCCTGTCGAAAAACGGGCGACCTCACAGGTGTTTGTGATGCTTGGTATGCTTGCTGGTGGAGCGTTGGCGCAACCTTTCGGAGGTTACACAGCAGACAATTACTCCTGGCCGTATATCTTTTTTGCCAATATTCCGGTGGGTATAATTGCAGGTGTGCTGGTATTAATTTTTGTGAGAAACGGATCGTATGAAAAGAGAACAACAGGAATGTTGCAACATTCCCATGTACGTACTGGTCTTGTATTATCTTTCATTACAGCCTTGGGTGTAGCCGGGTCCTCTGTTACCATGGCATCATTAGCTGGTGCACCAGCGTCCGCAAATCCGCTGTGGTCCATTATCGCGCTCCCGATTGTGGTGCTTCCTGCAACTGCATTCCTGATAGAAAAGGCCCAGGGGCTGAAGTACATGATGATAATAATAGGTCTGCTACTGTTGACTGTCTGCTGTTTTATATCATACCGACATATATCCGTAGATACGTTCCCGTTATGGCTGGTCCGTGGCGTGGCTGTTGCCGCTTTATCCTTGTCAGTATGCACTTTGACGCTTTCAAAACTGGAAGGTAAACAGGTAGGGCAGGGCGTATTACTTTATAACATTACACAACAGCTCGGCGGAACTATTGGCATTGCACTATTTTCTATCCTGGTAGCTTAG
- a CDS encoding heparin lyase I family protein, with amino-acid sequence MKTPQAIATLFFASSTLFTLTHCTKNMNALPGKSTVTTNGATTATVNVQSLLFDGDAALGSSNVWKVLNIEGTGTISVDTDPVYGQVWKFYKPAGSHRTEGHGAKNYQAAEGDDIYIGWRSKLDIPATQNTNAVFQWKAYGSTQPMTQNFPIVVSTSSSGTLHLMHYAPGKIGTEVWVTPLFRNTWNTMVLHLKVSRDASIGFIEFWYNGVKQTLVNGTQRYPARTLDADYCDPKFGVYGGDPSDITNYVHGIKIASTYAEAAPTGGNNNLLTTMYQNCSYTGWSASFGIGSYTTADITAKGGIDNDASSLKIPAGLKVTLYDGDNFTGDSLVLTADGSCLKNNNFNDKVSSMKVEAN; translated from the coding sequence ATGAAAACACCTCAGGCAATTGCCACCCTCTTCTTTGCCAGCAGTACACTGTTCACCCTCACCCATTGTACAAAAAACATGAATGCCCTTCCCGGTAAAAGTACCGTTACCACAAACGGTGCTACTACTGCGACTGTAAATGTGCAGTCCCTTCTATTTGATGGCGACGCAGCGTTGGGCTCCTCTAACGTATGGAAAGTGCTTAATATTGAAGGAACAGGCACTATCTCCGTAGATACAGATCCCGTTTACGGACAGGTATGGAAATTTTACAAACCCGCCGGCAGCCACCGTACAGAAGGCCACGGCGCCAAAAACTACCAGGCAGCGGAAGGCGACGATATCTACATCGGATGGCGATCTAAACTGGACATACCAGCCACACAGAACACCAATGCGGTATTCCAGTGGAAAGCATATGGCTCCACACAGCCTATGACACAAAATTTTCCGATCGTAGTAAGTACTTCCAGCAGCGGCACCCTTCATCTTATGCATTACGCACCTGGTAAAATAGGTACCGAAGTATGGGTGACACCACTGTTCCGCAATACCTGGAATACCATGGTACTGCACCTGAAAGTATCCAGAGATGCCAGCATCGGGTTCATAGAATTTTGGTACAATGGTGTTAAACAAACACTCGTTAACGGTACCCAGCGTTATCCGGCCCGTACACTGGATGCCGATTATTGTGATCCCAAATTCGGCGTGTATGGCGGCGATCCCAGTGATATCACCAACTATGTACATGGTATCAAAATAGCTTCCACCTATGCAGAAGCTGCACCAACCGGCGGCAACAATAATCTGCTGACAACCATGTACCAGAACTGCAGCTATACCGGATGGTCTGCTTCTTTCGGTATTGGCAGCTATACAACAGCTGATATTACCGCCAAAGGCGGTATCGACAACGATGCTTCCTCACTTAAAATACCCGCAGGATTAAAAGTAACCCTGTATGACGGCGACAACTTCACCGGTGACTCACTGGTACTCACAGCCGATGGTAGCTGCCTGAAGAACAATAACTTTAATGATAAAGTGTCTTCTATGAAAGTAGAAGCAAACTGA
- a CDS encoding phosphotransferase enzyme family protein has protein sequence MKTVFPATYSTLCPIALSSLISEKYELGTVQCKFLVRGVGDTYLVETSGVRYILRAYRSSHRNIPQIKEEVDLLLALKQAHVSVSYPIPAVSGETILKIDAAEGERYLVLFSYAPGQVVRSLNENQLRVLGHEMGRFHQVGSTITPGKERWSFDLETTLFKPLEKLRPAFSEDPEGYAWLEQTARQVEEKLSQLNTAGFSKGCCHFDFLPKNFHFKDDAVTFFDFDFMGYGWQVNDIMTFWLHLILDVYHGRMTQKAADEDYAIFLNAYREYRPITEQELAVVPYLSIGFWLFYMGFHTTHDQFYTFSQPSILKSYTGLLRHIVATYWEKEENLQDLM, from the coding sequence ATGAAAACTGTTTTCCCTGCAACTTATTCTACGCTCTGTCCTATTGCACTCTCCTCGCTCATCTCAGAAAAATACGAACTGGGAACAGTTCAATGTAAATTCCTGGTCCGGGGTGTAGGTGATACTTATCTGGTTGAAACCTCCGGGGTCCGTTATATATTGCGGGCGTACCGTTCTTCCCATCGGAATATCCCACAAATAAAAGAAGAAGTAGATTTGCTGCTGGCATTGAAGCAGGCCCATGTTTCGGTGTCCTATCCGATTCCAGCTGTTTCAGGAGAAACAATCCTGAAGATTGATGCCGCTGAAGGAGAGAGATACCTGGTGTTGTTCAGCTATGCGCCGGGACAAGTAGTCAGATCACTGAATGAAAACCAGCTTAGGGTCCTGGGCCATGAAATGGGACGCTTTCATCAGGTAGGATCAACGATCACGCCGGGAAAAGAAAGGTGGAGCTTTGATCTGGAGACAACCCTTTTCAAGCCACTGGAAAAGCTGAGACCTGCCTTTTCGGAGGATCCTGAAGGATACGCCTGGCTGGAACAAACAGCCAGACAGGTAGAGGAAAAATTATCGCAGTTAAATACAGCCGGATTCTCAAAAGGTTGTTGCCATTTCGACTTCCTCCCCAAAAACTTTCATTTTAAAGATGATGCAGTAACCTTTTTTGACTTTGATTTTATGGGTTATGGCTGGCAGGTAAATGATATCATGACCTTTTGGCTACACCTTATCCTGGATGTATATCACGGAAGGATGACGCAGAAAGCGGCAGATGAAGACTATGCCATTTTTTTGAATGCATATCGTGAATATCGTCCTATCACTGAGCAGGAGCTGGCTGTAGTACCTTATCTTTCCATCGGGTTCTGGCTTTTTTATATGGGCTTCCATACTACCCATGATCAATTCTATACTTTTAGTCAACCATCAATTTTGAAATCATATACTGGCCTATTAAGGCATATTGTAGCAACTTATTGGGAGAAGGAGGAGAATTTGCAGGATTTGATGTAA
- a CDS encoding M57 family metalloprotease: MKIKWQNLLQVALCTISMLVAVSCKKESNEPPVTPNTDYLSVIKQMGFNTNGVIRTKDGYIVEGDIFIADSLLSGNGSPVLPGKPKTEQYRTTSVLSINGTRTVTISVSGLSYFYVAGVDEAISRYNALGLKLNFQRISSGGEIVVSGGTLPANVYARTPFFPSAAGDPGNSIIVDEANFITNGVGPTQEAITSIIAHEIGHAIGFRHTDYYDRNYSCGYSTYEPGADNIPGTPTYATADSWMLACIGNQTNRPFTPTDKAALNSLYGNNFFNGRYIIRNVNSYQFLAIGGAATYNGAGACQWPYTAGQEQKWHIVGLGGNVYHVINVNSQQYLAVRAGSQTPGADVLQWPATNGAEQEWTITQNTDGSYNIINRNSGQALAIGGGSMSNGATACQWWAVGTAEQRWEIFGTF, from the coding sequence ATGAAAATTAAATGGCAAAATCTATTGCAGGTAGCCCTGTGTACTATTAGCATGCTGGTGGCTGTATCCTGTAAAAAAGAGAGCAATGAACCCCCCGTAACACCAAATACAGATTATCTGTCGGTGATTAAACAGATGGGGTTTAACACGAATGGAGTTATCCGTACTAAAGACGGTTATATTGTAGAAGGAGATATCTTTATTGCTGATTCACTTTTGTCCGGAAATGGTTCCCCTGTTCTTCCCGGCAAACCCAAAACAGAGCAATACCGTACGACTTCTGTACTTAGCATTAATGGCACCCGCACCGTAACAATTTCTGTGTCTGGCCTATCTTATTTCTATGTGGCAGGAGTGGACGAGGCTATCAGCCGTTATAATGCGTTAGGGCTGAAATTAAATTTCCAACGGATCAGTAGCGGTGGGGAAATCGTGGTGTCCGGTGGTACACTTCCAGCCAATGTTTATGCCCGAACGCCTTTTTTTCCCAGTGCTGCAGGCGATCCGGGGAATTCAATCATTGTTGACGAAGCTAACTTCATTACTAACGGTGTCGGTCCTACGCAGGAAGCCATCACCAGCATTATTGCCCATGAGATAGGGCATGCGATAGGTTTCCGGCATACGGATTATTATGATAGAAATTACAGCTGTGGCTACAGCACCTACGAGCCAGGCGCCGATAATATCCCAGGCACACCCACCTATGCCACTGCCGATAGCTGGATGCTGGCCTGTATAGGTAACCAGACAAACAGACCGTTTACGCCTACCGATAAAGCGGCTTTAAATTCACTGTATGGTAATAATTTTTTTAATGGCCGCTATATTATCCGGAATGTAAACAGTTATCAATTCCTGGCAATAGGAGGAGCCGCTACTTACAATGGCGCAGGTGCTTGTCAGTGGCCTTATACAGCAGGGCAGGAGCAAAAATGGCATATTGTGGGTCTCGGAGGTAATGTATATCATGTGATCAATGTGAACAGCCAGCAGTACCTGGCGGTACGCGCAGGGTCACAGACACCGGGAGCGGATGTGTTACAGTGGCCGGCAACAAATGGAGCAGAACAGGAATGGACCATCACACAAAATACAGATGGCAGTTATAATATCATCAACCGGAACAGCGGCCAGGCCCTGGCCATAGGAGGGGGGTCAATGTCTAACGGAGCGACTGCCTGTCAATGGTGGGCTGTAGGTACCGCTGAGCAGCGCTGGGAGATATTTGGCACTTTCTGA
- a CDS encoding helix-turn-helix transcriptional regulator translates to MSIILSPGHYFGKEQQYNENAFFKMNITAYQPNTLIHAHYHENAYLSLLINGGYNEVSRHTENAILPGEILFRPSGYTHANHFREQPGRCLNVEFKQPGLQELMLKGSLPSTLMIYKAGTFNYLYRLLYAFLHDPSTTLPEEYILSWLSEVMEIKIPSRLPWLSQAKTILENEFDTHHSIKSIADRVFVHPIYLARAFKEKEGMTVGGYQLKMRVRKAIAMLFTTRLPVTDIALSSGFSDTSHLIRAFRHYYHCTPHQFRRQMNS, encoded by the coding sequence ATGAGTATCATCCTTTCACCTGGTCATTACTTTGGTAAGGAACAACAGTATAATGAGAATGCCTTCTTCAAAATGAATATTACGGCCTATCAGCCGAATACGCTTATCCATGCACATTATCACGAAAATGCCTATCTCAGCCTGCTGATCAATGGAGGTTATAATGAAGTGAGCAGGCATACAGAAAATGCCATCCTCCCCGGAGAGATATTATTCAGACCTTCCGGATACACCCATGCCAACCATTTCCGGGAACAGCCCGGCAGGTGCCTTAACGTGGAATTTAAGCAACCAGGATTACAGGAACTAATGCTGAAAGGCAGTCTTCCCTCAACACTGATGATTTACAAAGCTGGTACTTTTAATTATCTGTACCGGTTGTTATATGCTTTTTTACATGATCCCTCCACCACTTTACCGGAAGAATATATCCTGAGCTGGCTGTCGGAGGTGATGGAGATTAAAATACCTTCTCGTTTACCCTGGCTCTCTCAGGCCAAAACTATTCTGGAAAATGAATTCGACACGCATCATAGTATCAAATCCATTGCAGACAGGGTATTCGTACATCCCATCTATCTGGCGCGGGCCTTCAAGGAAAAAGAAGGGATGACCGTTGGTGGTTATCAGTTGAAAATGAGGGTAAGAAAAGCGATAGCCATGCTTTTTACTACCCGGTTGCCGGTAACGGATATTGCCCTGTCTTCGGGCTTCTCCGATACATCCCATCTGATCAGGGCATTCCGGCATTATTACCATTGCACCCCTCATCAATTCAGGCGGCAGATGAATAGTTAA